The proteins below are encoded in one region of Methylobacillus flagellatus KT:
- the glnE gene encoding bifunctional [glutamate--ammonia ligase]-adenylyl-L-tyrosine phosphorylase/[glutamate--ammonia-ligase] adenylyltransferase, translated as MRTLSQILQADTPLSRDEQYLLHAVKCSPFIARLINSDAGLLTELGATLHRPWTAAEMQSWLDSHEVVDDAGLKRALRQLRRRVMLRLIVRDLNGLGGVDEVMQVVSTLAEISLQFALRHITGWLESQYGTPIGEESGERQQFTVVGMGKLGGSELNVSSDIDLIFAFAEDGETNGAKSISNFEFFTRLAKRLIAAIDEITEDGFVFRVDMRLRPYGSEGPLACSFAMLEEYYQNQGREWERYAWIKGRVVAGPDQGLTELLRPFVFRKYLDFGAFASMRDLKVQIQQDVNRRDMHDNIKLGRGGIREVEFIAQVFQLIRGGRDASLQVKPTLSVLGLLEAKGLLPTHAVRELRQAYIFLRNLEHRLQYLEDTQTQDLPVSEESRRRIALGMGYDDWNAFLDVLEQHRTVVQRHFEEVFNDPADECTEQEVPRQREVALWKRALQGEEAVEAMAQLNYREPAETLRKLLSLHDSPRYKQLPELSRQRFDALVPLAIKEAAQEVNPDQALIRVADLLDSICRRASYLALLAEYPSALTLVTRIVAASPWLAQYLTQHPILLDELLDTRNLYAAPDFAAMHADLEQRMTSLTGDLERQMDEMRHFKHAAVFRFAAKDVAGELALETLSDYLSALADIILDVVIKTVWSVLRHRHREQPLFAVIGYGKLGGKELGYASDLDIIFLYDDEAPEAGEVYAKLGQRVNTWLGSITSAGTLYETDMQLRPDGASGLLVSSVQAFQLYQQEKAWVWEHQALTRARFCAGNPQVGATFECIRESVLRQPRDRQSLAAEVVAMRQKMHQAHPNHGELFDLKHDRGGIVDVEFIVQYLVLAHASQYPELTRNLGNIALLDILGGLGLVNAALAHEVAQAYRDYRRRQHAIRLQGDQKARVPLDQVEREVSAVRRLWQQVFSDDA; from the coding sequence ATGCGCACACTATCACAGATTTTACAGGCAGATACACCCTTATCGCGGGATGAACAATATTTGTTGCATGCGGTCAAGTGCAGTCCTTTTATTGCTCGCTTGATCAATAGCGATGCTGGGTTGCTGACCGAGTTGGGCGCCACCCTGCATCGACCATGGACTGCTGCAGAGATGCAGTCATGGCTGGACAGCCACGAAGTCGTGGACGATGCCGGCCTCAAACGTGCGCTGCGCCAATTGCGCCGACGCGTCATGCTGCGTTTGATCGTGCGCGACCTCAATGGCCTTGGCGGGGTGGACGAAGTGATGCAGGTGGTAAGCACATTGGCGGAGATCAGTCTGCAATTTGCCTTGCGTCACATCACGGGGTGGCTGGAATCGCAATATGGCACCCCTATAGGCGAAGAAAGCGGCGAGCGCCAGCAGTTTACCGTAGTGGGTATGGGTAAGCTGGGTGGGAGTGAACTCAACGTCTCTTCTGACATCGATTTGATTTTTGCGTTTGCGGAGGATGGCGAAACCAACGGTGCGAAGTCGATCAGCAATTTCGAGTTCTTTACCCGGCTGGCCAAGCGCCTGATTGCCGCGATTGATGAGATCACCGAGGATGGCTTTGTCTTCCGTGTGGACATGCGGTTGCGGCCTTACGGTTCGGAAGGCCCGCTGGCTTGCAGTTTTGCCATGCTGGAGGAGTATTACCAGAACCAGGGACGCGAATGGGAGCGTTATGCCTGGATCAAGGGCAGGGTGGTTGCGGGACCGGATCAGGGCCTGACCGAGCTGCTGCGACCATTCGTATTCCGCAAGTATCTCGATTTTGGCGCATTTGCCTCCATGCGCGACCTCAAGGTGCAGATACAACAGGATGTAAACCGCCGCGACATGCACGACAACATCAAGCTGGGGCGCGGCGGCATCCGGGAGGTGGAATTCATCGCCCAAGTGTTCCAGCTGATTCGCGGCGGCCGAGACGCCAGCCTGCAAGTCAAGCCGACCTTGTCGGTCCTGGGGCTGCTGGAGGCAAAGGGTTTGCTGCCCACACATGCCGTGCGGGAATTGAGACAGGCCTATATTTTCCTGCGCAACCTGGAGCACAGGTTGCAGTACCTTGAAGACACGCAGACGCAGGATTTGCCAGTGAGCGAAGAGAGCCGGCGACGTATCGCGCTGGGTATGGGCTATGATGACTGGAACGCCTTTCTCGACGTGCTGGAACAGCATCGCACTGTAGTGCAGCGGCATTTCGAAGAGGTGTTCAACGACCCTGCGGATGAGTGTACCGAGCAAGAGGTGCCGCGACAGCGTGAAGTCGCTTTATGGAAGCGGGCGCTCCAGGGAGAGGAAGCGGTCGAAGCCATGGCACAGCTCAATTATCGGGAGCCGGCCGAAACCCTGCGCAAGCTGCTAAGTTTGCATGACAGCCCGCGTTACAAGCAATTGCCCGAGCTCAGCCGCCAGCGTTTCGACGCATTGGTGCCGCTGGCGATCAAGGAGGCTGCTCAGGAGGTCAATCCCGACCAGGCACTGATACGGGTTGCCGACCTGCTGGACAGCATTTGCCGTCGAGCGAGTTATCTTGCTCTGCTGGCCGAATATCCCTCGGCCCTGACGCTGGTAACGCGTATTGTGGCTGCCAGCCCATGGCTTGCGCAATACCTGACCCAGCATCCCATATTGCTGGACGAACTGCTCGATACGCGCAACCTGTATGCGGCTCCCGATTTTGCCGCCATGCATGCTGACCTTGAGCAGCGCATGACGTCACTTACCGGCGATCTGGAGCGGCAGATGGATGAGATGCGGCATTTCAAGCATGCCGCCGTGTTCCGTTTTGCGGCCAAGGATGTGGCCGGAGAGCTGGCATTGGAAACGCTCTCGGACTATCTGAGCGCATTGGCGGACATCATTCTGGATGTGGTCATCAAAACCGTCTGGTCAGTCCTGCGTCACCGTCACCGTGAGCAACCGCTGTTCGCCGTCATTGGCTATGGCAAGCTGGGAGGCAAGGAGCTGGGGTATGCTTCCGACCTAGACATCATTTTCCTTTACGATGATGAGGCGCCAGAAGCCGGAGAAGTGTATGCCAAGCTTGGACAGCGCGTGAATACCTGGCTCGGGAGCATTACCTCGGCCGGCACCCTCTACGAGACCGACATGCAGTTGCGTCCGGATGGGGCCAGCGGCTTGCTTGTGAGTTCGGTACAGGCTTTTCAGCTTTATCAGCAGGAAAAGGCCTGGGTCTGGGAGCATCAGGCGCTGACGCGGGCCAGGTTCTGTGCAGGTAATCCCCAGGTCGGCGCTACTTTCGAGTGCATCCGGGAAAGCGTGCTGCGCCAGCCGCGTGACAGGCAGTCGCTGGCTGCAGAGGTCGTGGCGATGCGTCAGAAGATGCACCAGGCGCATCCCAACCATGGTGAGCTATTCGACTTGAAGCATGATCGTGGCGGTATCGTCGATGTCGAGTTCATCGTGCAATACCTGGTATTGGCGCATGCGTCGCAGTATCCCGAGCTGACGCGTAATCTGGGCAATATTGCATTGCTCGACATTCTGGGTGGGTTGGGTCTGGTGAATGCGGCATTGGCGCACGAGGTGGCGCAGGCATATCGCGATTACCGGCGCCGCCAGCATGCCATCCGGCTGCAAGGGGACCAGAAGGCGCGCGTGCCGCTGGACCAGGTGGAACGAGAGGTGTCTGCTGTACGGCGTCTGTGGCAGCAGGTATTCAGCGATGATGCTTAG
- a CDS encoding PQQ-dependent sugar dehydrogenase: MHPILFPALIVLSLAACGDVAKLSVSAGTGTKPELPEPRSSLIPTVHIAPAVGWAEDATPIPAEGTIVNAFAKHLDHPRWLYQLPNGDILVAETNAPPKEEGFSLRSWVASKVMARAGAATPSANRITLLRDTDGDGVADQRSVFLKGLHSPFGMALIGNTFYVANADAVVTFPYQEGATEISVPPTKLVDLPGLPLNHHWTKNLIASQDGSKLYVTVGSNSNIGENGMDIEQGRAAIWEVDAKTGEHRIFASGLRNPNGLAWEPDSGALWTAVNERDEIGSDLVPDYITSVQDGGFYGWPYSYYGGHVDTRVKPQRPELVAKAIAPDYAVGPHTASLGLAAARGNTLPEQFANGMFIGQHGSWNRKPSSGYKVVFVPFAEGKPSGYPIDVLTGFLNSQGEAQGRPVGVLVDQKGALLVADDVGNTIWRVTSSAN, translated from the coding sequence ATGCACCCAATTTTGTTTCCTGCCTTGATCGTACTATCTCTCGCCGCGTGCGGCGACGTTGCAAAACTTTCCGTCTCTGCGGGAACCGGCACCAAACCCGAGCTGCCTGAACCACGCAGCAGCCTGATTCCTACCGTGCATATTGCCCCTGCAGTAGGATGGGCTGAGGATGCAACGCCAATTCCCGCAGAAGGGACTATAGTCAATGCGTTTGCCAAACACCTGGACCACCCTCGCTGGCTCTACCAACTGCCCAACGGCGATATCCTCGTGGCGGAAACCAACGCCCCCCCGAAGGAGGAAGGTTTCAGCCTACGCAGCTGGGTTGCCTCCAAGGTCATGGCGCGGGCTGGCGCGGCCACTCCGAGCGCAAACCGCATTACCTTGCTGCGTGATACGGACGGTGACGGAGTAGCAGACCAACGCTCCGTCTTTCTGAAGGGCTTACATTCGCCTTTTGGCATGGCCCTGATCGGCAACACTTTTTATGTCGCCAATGCAGACGCAGTGGTCACGTTCCCCTACCAGGAAGGCGCCACGGAAATCAGCGTCCCGCCCACCAAGCTGGTCGACCTGCCTGGCCTTCCGCTCAATCACCACTGGACCAAGAACTTGATTGCCAGCCAGGACGGCAGCAAGCTGTATGTCACCGTGGGCTCCAACAGTAACATCGGGGAAAATGGCATGGACATCGAACAAGGCCGCGCCGCCATCTGGGAAGTGGACGCCAAGACGGGCGAGCACCGCATTTTTGCATCAGGCCTGCGCAACCCGAATGGCCTGGCTTGGGAACCGGACAGCGGGGCATTGTGGACTGCAGTCAACGAGCGGGACGAGATCGGCAGCGACCTGGTCCCCGACTACATTACCTCGGTACAGGATGGGGGATTCTATGGCTGGCCTTACAGTTACTATGGTGGCCATGTCGATACGCGCGTCAAGCCGCAACGCCCGGAGCTGGTCGCAAAGGCCATTGCCCCGGACTACGCTGTCGGACCTCACACTGCTTCACTGGGTCTGGCAGCAGCCAGAGGCAATACGCTGCCTGAGCAGTTTGCCAATGGCATGTTCATCGGCCAGCACGGTTCATGGAACCGCAAGCCCAGCAGCGGTTACAAGGTAGTGTTCGTGCCCTTTGCCGAGGGCAAGCCCTCCGGCTACCCTATCGACGTACTCACTGGCTTCCTGAACAGCCAGGGCGAGGCTCAAGGTCGACCCGTGGGCGTGCTGGTGGACCAGAAAGGTGCCTTGCTGGTAGCTGACGATGTGGGCAACACCATATGGCGTGTGACCTCGTCAGCAAATTAA
- a CDS encoding DUF3828 domain-containing protein, with amino-acid sequence MIRKIFTIALGFGVLSTLSVNAATSEKDDAREAAVRFFDDYATLRKTDQIAGLPNMQQLDAVSRHFIPKLHRIFYISLREQHRCRTRNKPIPWSSGDLFTSNDAGYTSFTIEPSIPNQFGRQSTVHFSLEQNGKVQRWSDEVILHKENSQWMIYDIEYHAPFAGQKAGKSLQSIIDKNPAC; translated from the coding sequence ATGATCAGGAAAATTTTCACCATCGCCCTGGGCTTTGGTGTGTTAAGCACTTTGTCGGTCAATGCGGCAACATCGGAAAAGGACGACGCGCGTGAAGCCGCCGTCCGCTTTTTTGACGACTACGCCACGCTGCGGAAAACCGATCAGATAGCTGGGTTGCCAAACATGCAACAGCTTGATGCGGTTTCCCGGCACTTTATCCCAAAGCTGCATCGTATTTTCTATATTTCGCTACGCGAGCAGCACCGTTGCCGGACAAGAAACAAGCCCATCCCCTGGTCTAGTGGCGACCTGTTCACTTCCAATGATGCCGGTTACACCAGCTTTACCATCGAACCTAGCATCCCGAACCAGTTCGGCCGCCAGTCAACTGTCCATTTCAGCCTGGAGCAAAACGGCAAGGTACAACGCTGGAGCGACGAGGTGATCCTGCACAAGGAAAATAGCCAATGGATGATTTACGATATCGAGTACCACGCCCCATTTGCTGGACAAAAAGCTGGAAAGAGCCTGCAATCCATCATCGACAAGAATCCCGCCTGCTGA
- a CDS encoding HD-GYP domain-containing protein: MAFDASTAVAPSSFESYLAASTQALFIALDERDSYTHQHCDRVSLLAHEIGIACGLSQKELDLLAVGARFHDIGKIGIPDNVLLKPGALTAEEWGIMKMHPVKGERLFRNTLHPQADQIATIIRHHHECFDGSGYPDGLAGDDIPLASRIMLIADAYDAMATTRPYHRARAHRDIIDILAAEEGIKTDPDVLARFLRVIPHSQARAD, translated from the coding sequence GTGGCATTTGATGCATCAACCGCAGTCGCGCCCTCTTCCTTCGAGTCTTACCTGGCTGCGTCCACACAAGCGTTGTTTATCGCCCTAGATGAACGCGATTCCTATACCCACCAGCATTGCGACCGGGTGTCGCTACTCGCCCACGAGATCGGCATCGCTTGCGGATTGAGCCAGAAAGAACTCGACCTGCTTGCCGTGGGTGCGCGATTCCATGACATCGGCAAAATCGGCATCCCGGACAACGTGCTACTCAAGCCTGGAGCATTGACCGCCGAAGAATGGGGCATCATGAAGATGCACCCTGTGAAGGGAGAGCGCCTGTTCCGCAACACGCTGCACCCCCAGGCTGACCAAATCGCTACCATCATCCGTCATCATCATGAATGTTTTGACGGCAGCGGCTACCCGGATGGTCTGGCAGGTGATGACATCCCGCTGGCGTCTCGCATCATGCTGATTGCCGATGCCTATGACGCAATGGCGACGACGCGCCCTTATCATCGCGCACGCGCCCATCGCGACATCATCGACATCCTGGCTGCAGAGGAAGGCATCAAGACCGACCCCGATGTCTTGGCCCGTTTTCTACGTGTGATCCCTCACAGTCAGGCGCGCGCAGACTAA